The sequence TAATTGGTTATTGGGTATTTTTTAGATCAATTAGAATAATTAGTTAATTAGTAATTTTATGAATATCCGTAAGCAAATAGGCTTAACCTTTGACGACGTATTACTCGTTCCTCAGAAGACCGATATCGTTTCCCGAGGGGATGTTGATCTTTCCACAAATCTAACAAAAAAAATTAAATTAAAAATTCCTGTCATTTCAGCCAATATGGATACGGTTACCGAAACTGAAATGGCGATTGCACTGGCCCGCGAGGGAGGAATTGGGATAATTCATCGATTTGCAACGATTGAAAGAGAAGCTGAAATGGTACAAAATGTCAAAAAAGAAAAACTATTAGTCGGAGCCGCCGTAGGTATAAAAGATGATTATATTGAGAGAACGGAAGCATTAGTTAAAGCTGGAGCCGATGTGATTATCATTGATATTGCACACGGGCACTCGATTTTTTTAATTAAGGTCTTAAAAGATCTAAATAAAAAATTTCCTAAGGTCGACATTATTGCTGGAAATGTAGCTACACCTGAAGCAACCGAAGAGTTAATAAAAAATGGAGCCTCAGCAATTAAAGTTGGTATTGGGCCGGGAGCCCTGTGTATTACAAGAATTGTAGCCGGCGCAGGCGTTCCCCAATTAACAGCCATTTCTGAATGTGCAGAGGTCGCGAAAAAATATGATGTTCCAATTATTGCCGATGGGGGAATAAGAAATTCTGGGGATATGGTAAAAGCGTTAGCGGTTGGTGCCTCAACTGTGATGATTGGCACATTGTTTGCTGGATGTGACGAATCACCGGCACTAACTTTTTTCAAAAATAACC comes from Candidatus Gracilibacteria bacterium and encodes:
- a CDS encoding IMP dehydrogenase, giving the protein MNIRKQIGLTFDDVLLVPQKTDIVSRGDVDLSTNLTKKIKLKIPVISANMDTVTETEMAIALAREGGIGIIHRFATIEREAEMVQNVKKEKLLVGAAVGIKDDYIERTEALVKAGADVIIIDIAHGHSIFLIKVLKDLNKKFPKVDIIAGNVATPEATEELIKNGASAIKVGIGPGALCITRIVAGAGVPQLTAISECAEVAKKYDVPIIADGGIRNSGDMVKALAVGASTVMIGTLFAGCDESPALTFFKNNRKFKLTRGMASLMANHDRQKNDIKVKKDLKEYAAEGVEAVVPYQGNVSEFINQLLGGVRSGFSYCGAKNIIETWKKAEFIQITQSSLIESKPHDVEQI